A section of the Halococcus hamelinensis 100A6 genome encodes:
- a CDS encoding ABC transporter ATP-binding protein has translation MAQVTLNNVTKRYDDIVAVDDMNLEIPDGEFVTLVGPSGCGKSTTMETVAGLTIPTEGEIYIGDREVTNLPPKDRGIAMVFQNIALFPHMDVYDNISFGLRLRNFDKDETDRRVDRAAETVQMEGMLDRMPSEMSGGQRQRVAIARALVREPDVFLMDEPLANLDAKLRVHMRTELQRIHRELGTTIIYVTHDQAEAMTMSDRIAVINDGKLQQIAPPLTCYNEPANQFVAGFIGSPSMNFLRGTVGGNGFESEFVDVQFDPGAMNVSQDEPVTMGIRPEDVYPTDTAGSVANPTTEVEVTTDVLEPMGDEIFVYLLLADEAADTDLEDPGAGGNQLLMSVDPASDISEDQTMRVVLDREKVHLFDAETGDALEHGLVKPTGTESPTGTEAEGDD, from the coding sequence ATGGCACAAGTCACCCTCAACAACGTCACGAAACGCTACGACGACATCGTTGCCGTCGACGACATGAACCTCGAGATCCCCGACGGCGAGTTCGTCACGCTCGTCGGCCCGTCGGGCTGTGGGAAGTCCACCACGATGGAGACCGTCGCCGGGCTCACGATCCCCACCGAGGGCGAGATCTACATCGGCGACCGGGAGGTCACGAACCTCCCGCCGAAGGACCGCGGCATCGCGATGGTCTTCCAGAACATCGCACTCTTCCCCCACATGGACGTCTACGACAACATCTCCTTCGGGCTCCGGCTCCGGAACTTCGACAAGGACGAGACCGACCGCCGGGTCGACCGCGCGGCCGAGACCGTCCAGATGGAGGGGATGCTCGACCGGATGCCGAGCGAGATGTCGGGCGGCCAGCGCCAGCGGGTCGCGATCGCCCGCGCGCTGGTGCGCGAACCCGACGTCTTCCTGATGGACGAACCGCTCGCCAACCTCGACGCCAAACTCAGAGTTCACATGCGGACCGAGCTCCAGCGGATCCACCGCGAGCTCGGGACCACCATCATCTACGTGACCCACGACCAGGCCGAGGCGATGACGATGTCGGATCGGATCGCGGTGATCAACGACGGCAAGCTCCAGCAGATCGCCCCGCCGCTGACCTGCTACAACGAGCCCGCGAACCAGTTCGTGGCGGGCTTCATCGGCTCGCCGAGCATGAACTTCCTGCGCGGGACGGTCGGGGGGAACGGCTTCGAATCCGAGTTCGTCGACGTCCAGTTCGACCCCGGAGCGATGAACGTGAGCCAGGACGAGCCGGTCACGATGGGGATCCGACCCGAGGACGTCTACCCAACCGATACGGCCGGATCGGTCGCGAACCCCACCACCGAGGTCGAGGTCACGACCGACGTGCTGGAGCCGATGGGCGATGAGATCTTCGTCTACCTCCTGCTCGCCGACGAGGCCGCCGACACGGACCTGGAGGACCCCGGAGCGGGCGGGAACCAGCTCCTGATGAGCGTCGACCCCGCCTCCGACATCAGCGAGGACCAGACGATGCGGGTGGTGCTCGATCGCGAGAAGGTCCACCTGTTCGACGCCGAGACGGGCGACGCGCTCGAACACGGGCTGGTGAAACCAACAGGGACCGAGAGCCCGACCGGCACCGAAGCCGAGGGCGACGACTGA
- a CDS encoding Gfo/Idh/MocA family protein has translation MGLKIGVLGYRFMGKAHSNAFARLPLFFPDAPDVERHTLVGRDEEALADAADRFGFAHTATDWETAIDDVDVFYNLGPNHVHPEPSIAALEADVPTFCEKPLAPTVEDAGRMAEAAAASDAVAGCAFNYRFVPAIQYAKNLIDAGEIGEIRQVRGSYLQDWGADPEDPWTWRMDADLAGAGALGDLGAHTVDLARFLVSDQAGDIERVSGHLETFVEERPTGEGETKPVTVDDAYTAQAAFENGATGTFEASRVAMGHKNDHSIAVHGSEGSLAFSLERLNELEVLRGDGRGYETVLVTDESDPYVEHWWPPGHVLGWEHTFVHEDYEFLSAVRDGGSFEPSFESAFGVQRVLDAIERSDTAGEWVDVDA, from the coding sequence ATGGGACTCAAGATCGGCGTCCTCGGCTACCGGTTCATGGGCAAGGCTCACTCGAACGCGTTCGCGCGGCTCCCGCTGTTCTTCCCCGACGCGCCCGACGTCGAGCGCCACACCCTCGTCGGCCGCGACGAGGAGGCGCTCGCCGACGCCGCCGACCGGTTCGGCTTCGCACACACCGCGACGGACTGGGAGACCGCCATCGACGACGTCGACGTCTTCTACAACCTCGGCCCGAACCACGTCCACCCCGAACCGTCGATCGCGGCGCTCGAAGCCGACGTCCCAACCTTCTGCGAGAAACCGCTCGCACCGACGGTCGAGGACGCGGGACGGATGGCCGAGGCGGCGGCGGCGAGCGACGCGGTCGCGGGCTGTGCGTTCAACTACCGGTTCGTGCCGGCGATCCAGTACGCGAAGAACCTGATCGACGCGGGCGAGATCGGCGAGATACGACAGGTCCGCGGGAGCTACCTCCAGGACTGGGGGGCGGACCCCGAGGACCCCTGGACGTGGCGGATGGACGCGGACCTCGCGGGCGCGGGCGCGCTCGGCGACCTCGGGGCGCACACGGTTGACCTCGCGCGATTCCTCGTGAGCGATCAGGCAGGCGACATCGAGCGGGTGAGTGGGCACCTCGAAACGTTCGTCGAGGAGCGCCCGACGGGTGAGGGCGAGACCAAGCCCGTCACTGTCGACGACGCCTACACCGCACAAGCCGCGTTCGAGAACGGCGCGACGGGTACCTTCGAGGCCTCGCGGGTCGCGATGGGCCACAAGAACGACCACTCGATCGCGGTCCACGGGTCGGAGGGGAGCCTCGCGTTCTCGCTCGAACGCCTCAACGAACTCGAGGTGCTTCGGGGCGACGGGCGGGGGTACGAGACGGTGCTCGTGACCGACGAGAGCGACCCCTACGTCGAACACTGGTGGCCGCCGGGCCACGTCCTCGGCTGGGAGCACACGTTCGTCCACGAGGACTACGAGTTCCTCTCGGCGGTGCGCGACGGCGGGTCGTTCGAACCCTCCTTCGAGTCCGCCTTCGGCGTCCAGCGCGTGCTCGACGCGATCGAGCGGAGCGACACGGCCGGCGAGTGGGTCGACGTCGATGCGTAG
- a CDS encoding carbohydrate ABC transporter permease, producing MATEQSTERGAQSGGAYTRLVRWVEGLSEAAFAYLLLVPAFLVLAVIAFWPLVSTFNMSLHADSISGAAQIGEFVGFENYVNLLTGKLDTVALPQPFLDPTQPFQSALVVTLIFTIASVFFETIIGFGQALVLDQDFRGRRWVRVAIIIPWAVPIVIQGMIFFLLFQPGIGFGVDIVQALGMSGTPLVDSAEALPILILADVWKTSAFMALLILAGLQSVDRSLYDVAKVAGASRWQQFKMITFPLVLPTVIVAVLFRTIDAMRIYGLIETTSSCTTVPSLSCLVVSTFSTRRYGTASAVAFVTAAIIGIVVSFYIVKYWRDSQEGI from the coding sequence ATGGCAACGGAACAATCAACCGAACGAGGTGCACAGAGCGGCGGCGCGTACACCCGCCTGGTTCGCTGGGTGGAGGGCCTGAGCGAGGCGGCGTTCGCCTATCTCCTCCTGGTCCCCGCGTTTCTCGTGCTCGCGGTGATCGCCTTCTGGCCGCTGGTGAGCACGTTCAACATGTCGCTGCACGCCGACAGCATCAGCGGTGCGGCCCAGATCGGCGAGTTCGTCGGTTTCGAGAACTACGTCAACCTCCTCACCGGGAAGCTCGACACCGTCGCGCTGCCCCAGCCCTTCCTCGACCCCACACAGCCGTTCCAGAGCGCGCTCGTGGTCACCCTGATTTTCACCATCGCCAGCGTCTTCTTCGAGACGATCATCGGCTTCGGACAGGCGCTGGTGCTCGACCAGGACTTCCGCGGCCGGCGCTGGGTCCGGGTCGCGATCATCATCCCGTGGGCGGTCCCCATCGTGATCCAGGGGATGATCTTCTTCCTGCTCTTCCAACCCGGTATCGGCTTCGGCGTCGACATCGTCCAGGCGCTCGGGATGTCCGGCACCCCGCTGGTCGACAGCGCCGAGGCGCTTCCCATCCTGATCCTCGCCGACGTCTGGAAGACCAGCGCGTTCATGGCGCTGTTGATCCTCGCGGGGCTCCAGAGCGTCGACCGCAGCCTCTACGACGTCGCGAAGGTCGCCGGGGCCTCGCGGTGGCAGCAGTTCAAGATGATCACCTTCCCGCTGGTGCTGCCGACGGTGATCGTCGCGGTGCTCTTCCGGACGATCGACGCGATGCGGATCTACGGCCTGATCGAGACCACGTCGAGCTGTACCACGGTGCCCTCGCTGTCGTGCCTCGTGGTCTCGACGTTCAGCACGCGGCGGTACGGGACCGCTTCGGCGGTGGCGTTCGTGACGGCGGCGATCATCGGCATCGTGGTCTCGTTCTACATCGTCAAGTACTGGCGCGACTCCCAGGAGGGGATCTGA
- a CDS encoding substrate-binding domain-containing protein: MMRDEGDPQRIPSDRDVSRRAFVKTAGVAGAAVSLAGCTVGGTETSSNSIRWISSNDMAGESDAVKQALRNAGMSNDVDLEIVAGPANTDQRQSQYTRWLSADLEEPALLDMDSGWALNFINRDQLLNLSDELPENLLNRIENKYFSASVNTARGDNNDLYAVPMYPDFATMLYRKDLVQQAGYNPEQENWATESMRWKKFSKVVADTKRQSGVNYGFGFQGNLYEGLSCCDFNEFMTSWGGAYFGGRDTLLGPVGERPVTVNQEPVINAIKMLKTFVFGSNAPDTLNGYEQISPNAVLSWIEDSSLSPFTAGNMVALRNWPYAIAAAGAEDALGDRLGVMPIPYAVTEQQSNFKDIGGPTAALGGWHIGVNPNTPQREQAMEVIEALTQPSFQLELFELLGLLPPNQELLNTRRARQIPVVGNYIETLQVAGRNAIPRPVSVVWPQQSGKIAQQVHAGMDGSTPPQQAMDTLQSQLTAIENYNG, from the coding sequence ATGATGAGAGATGAAGGCGATCCACAACGGATCCCGTCCGACCGGGACGTCTCCCGTCGGGCGTTCGTGAAGACGGCCGGTGTGGCGGGAGCCGCGGTCAGTCTCGCGGGTTGTACCGTCGGCGGAACGGAGACGAGTTCGAACTCCATCCGCTGGATAAGCAGCAACGATATGGCCGGCGAGAGCGACGCGGTCAAGCAGGCGCTCCGCAACGCGGGGATGTCGAACGACGTCGACCTCGAGATCGTGGCGGGACCGGCGAACACCGACCAGCGCCAGTCCCAGTACACCCGGTGGCTCTCCGCCGACCTCGAAGAGCCCGCCCTCCTCGATATGGACAGCGGCTGGGCGCTCAACTTCATCAACCGCGACCAGCTCCTCAACCTCAGCGACGAACTCCCCGAGAACCTCCTGAATCGGATCGAGAACAAGTACTTCTCGGCCAGCGTCAACACCGCGCGGGGCGACAACAACGACCTCTACGCGGTACCGATGTACCCCGACTTCGCCACCATGCTCTACCGAAAGGACCTGGTGCAGCAGGCGGGCTACAACCCCGAACAGGAGAACTGGGCGACCGAGTCGATGCGCTGGAAGAAGTTCTCGAAGGTCGTCGCGGACACCAAACGACAGTCGGGGGTCAACTACGGCTTCGGTTTCCAGGGCAACCTCTACGAGGGGCTCTCGTGCTGTGATTTCAACGAGTTCATGACGAGCTGGGGCGGGGCGTACTTCGGCGGTCGGGACACCCTGTTGGGCCCCGTCGGCGAGCGGCCCGTGACGGTGAACCAGGAGCCCGTTATCAACGCGATCAAGATGCTGAAGACGTTCGTCTTCGGCTCGAACGCGCCCGACACCCTGAACGGCTACGAACAGATCTCGCCGAACGCGGTGTTGAGCTGGATCGAGGACTCCTCGCTCTCGCCCTTCACCGCCGGGAACATGGTCGCGCTCCGCAACTGGCCCTACGCCATCGCGGCGGCCGGGGCCGAGGACGCGCTCGGGGACAGGCTCGGCGTGATGCCGATCCCCTACGCCGTCACCGAGCAACAATCGAACTTCAAGGACATCGGCGGACCGACGGCGGCGCTCGGTGGCTGGCACATCGGCGTGAACCCGAACACCCCCCAGCGGGAACAGGCGATGGAGGTGATCGAAGCGCTGACCCAGCCCTCCTTCCAGCTCGAACTGTTCGAGCTCCTCGGGCTCCTCCCGCCGAATCAGGAGCTCCTCAACACGCGGCGGGCGCGACAGATCCCGGTCGTCGGGAACTACATCGAGACGCTCCAGGTCGCGGGCCGGAACGCGATCCCGCGACCGGTGAGCGTGGTCTGGCCCCAGCAATCGGGCAAGATCGCCCAGCAGGTCCACGCGGGGATGGACGGCTCGACCCCGCCACAGCAGGCGATGGACACGCTCCAGAGCCAGCTCACCGCGATCGAAAACTACAACGGATAA
- a CDS encoding carbohydrate ABC transporter permease: MASAQSGDAQTDDDAGPLTRWVQGSISNPDRTYRAMFYVVTIFFLVTTLFPFYWLIVLALTPESAIVNMGLLPKGFNPGAFVTIFERLPFHIYLFNSFVLALGTTVIVLALASLAGYVFGRLSFPGRGLLMILVLAISYFPPAAFLLPLFRLFTGNVEIFGLSSPMLFNTPGAMVLPFSALFLPLSIFILTTFYGQIPDGLEDAARVEGTTRLGALFRVIIPLSAPGVATAGVLTFISVYNEFFFSFLMTDGQAQNWAPLVWGILGYQTQYTASYNLMAAASIVGVLPVAILVVVAQERIVSGLTSGALKE, encoded by the coding sequence ATGGCGAGCGCACAGTCCGGGGACGCCCAGACCGACGACGACGCCGGACCGCTCACCCGGTGGGTCCAGGGGTCGATCAGCAACCCCGACCGGACCTACCGCGCGATGTTCTACGTCGTGACGATCTTCTTCCTCGTCACGACGCTGTTCCCGTTCTACTGGCTGATCGTGCTCGCGCTCACGCCCGAGAGCGCCATCGTGAACATGGGGCTGCTCCCGAAGGGATTCAACCCCGGGGCGTTCGTCACCATCTTCGAGCGTCTCCCGTTCCACATCTACCTCTTCAACAGCTTCGTGCTCGCGCTCGGGACGACGGTCATCGTCCTCGCGCTGGCGAGCCTCGCGGGCTACGTCTTCGGCCGGCTCTCCTTCCCCGGTCGGGGGCTGTTGATGATCCTCGTGCTCGCGATCTCGTACTTCCCGCCGGCGGCGTTCTTGCTCCCGCTGTTCCGGCTGTTCACCGGGAACGTCGAGATATTTGGCCTCAGCAGTCCGATGCTGTTCAACACGCCGGGCGCGATGGTGCTGCCGTTCAGCGCGCTGTTCCTCCCGCTGTCGATCTTCATCCTCACCACGTTCTACGGCCAGATCCCCGACGGGCTGGAGGACGCCGCGCGGGTCGAGGGCACCACCCGACTCGGCGCGCTCTTCCGGGTGATCATCCCGCTTTCGGCACCGGGCGTGGCCACCGCGGGCGTGCTCACCTTCATCAGCGTCTACAACGAGTTCTTCTTCTCCTTCCTGATGACCGACGGGCAAGCCCAGAACTGGGCCCCGCTCGTCTGGGGCATCCTGGGCTATCAGACCCAGTACACCGCATCGTACAACCTGATGGCGGCGGCGAGCATCGTCGGCGTCCTCCCGGTGGCGATCCTCGTGGTCGTCGCCCAGGAACGAATCGTCAGCGGTCTCACCAGCGGCGCGCTCAAGGAGTAA
- a CDS encoding Gfo/Idh/MocA family protein encodes MTDDTRLRVGLIGTGYIGTFVGGQFDRHRDATVSAITEIDEERRERTAESFSVPEDTLYDDYREMLDDAALDAILIGTPHTLHYEQVLAGLDHGLHVFCDKPLATDLEHATEITERFEDSDRTLMVGYQRHLNPSFIAARDRFAESPPRWITAEITQNWLPRFVDAWRTDPDLSGGGMLYDTGSHLLDAVLWTSGLDPVRVSSKMTFVDDAERVDSEATVLIEFANGATANVTVSGDLPCVREHVHLWDDDGAVSLDGRQWEPRQVTEIDDENTESIPYIDHDNQTTKAEAFITAIENGSEPPATARDALAVTAVTEAAYESARADGDWVDVDLD; translated from the coding sequence GTGACAGACGACACTCGACTTCGAGTCGGTCTCATCGGAACGGGCTACATCGGAACCTTCGTCGGCGGCCAGTTCGACCGCCACCGCGACGCGACGGTGAGCGCCATCACCGAGATCGACGAGGAGCGCCGCGAGCGAACCGCGGAGTCGTTCTCGGTTCCGGAGGACACGCTCTACGACGACTACCGGGAGATGCTCGACGACGCCGCGCTCGACGCGATCCTCATCGGCACGCCCCACACCCTCCACTACGAGCAGGTGCTCGCGGGGCTCGACCACGGGCTCCACGTGTTCTGTGACAAACCGCTCGCGACGGACTTAGAGCACGCGACGGAGATCACCGAACGGTTCGAGGACTCGGATCGGACCCTGATGGTGGGCTATCAGCGCCACCTCAACCCCTCCTTCATCGCGGCCCGCGACCGGTTCGCGGAGTCGCCACCCCGATGGATCACGGCCGAAATCACCCAGAACTGGCTGCCGCGGTTCGTCGACGCCTGGCGGACCGACCCCGACCTCTCGGGCGGCGGGATGCTCTACGACACGGGCAGCCACCTCCTCGACGCGGTGCTCTGGACCAGCGGCCTCGACCCCGTGCGGGTCTCCTCGAAGATGACGTTCGTCGACGACGCGGAGCGCGTCGACAGCGAGGCCACGGTCCTGATCGAGTTCGCGAACGGCGCGACCGCGAACGTCACGGTTTCGGGCGATCTGCCCTGCGTCCGCGAGCACGTCCACCTCTGGGACGACGACGGCGCGGTCTCGCTCGACGGCCGCCAGTGGGAGCCCCGACAGGTCACCGAGATCGACGACGAGAACACCGAGTCCATCCCGTACATCGACCACGACAACCAGACCACCAAGGCCGAAGCGTTCATCACCGCGATCGAGAACGGCTCGGAACCGCCCGCGACGGCACGCGACGCGCTCGCCGTCACGGCAGTCACCGAGGCCGCCTACGAGTCCGCGCGCGCCGACGGCGACTGGGTCGACGTCGACCTCGACTGA
- a CDS encoding nucleoside hydrolase: MSDRPRQVIVDTDTAGDDSQALLLAAATDRVTIEGVTIGAGNVAFDRQVENAKYTLDLAGVDDVTVFEGARGPLLVPFEHADHIHGEGGLGGERFPETDIPSGDAYGPDFIVERARENPGELTLVCLAPLTNVALALRREPDLGELLDSVWVMGGNANCPGNVTPAAEYNFWVDPHAARKVVRELDVTLFDWGVSVRDATFDGDTLDEFAGIGTEFGELFGEIANAGRAFNRETHGEDVATQPDPATMAAVVAPSLVEEAGTYHVAVDDREGLTRGYSAVDENGLTEEEPRTRVIESFDGERFEAMFRAMLRGDAPESALE; encoded by the coding sequence ATGTCCGACCGACCACGCCAGGTCATCGTCGATACCGACACCGCCGGCGACGACAGCCAGGCCCTCCTGCTCGCCGCCGCCACCGACCGGGTCACGATCGAGGGGGTCACGATCGGCGCGGGCAACGTCGCGTTCGACCGGCAGGTCGAGAACGCGAAGTACACCCTCGACCTCGCGGGGGTGGACGACGTGACCGTCTTCGAGGGGGCGAGGGGGCCGTTGCTCGTCCCCTTCGAGCACGCCGACCACATCCACGGCGAGGGTGGGCTGGGCGGCGAACGGTTCCCCGAGACCGACATCCCCTCGGGCGACGCCTACGGCCCCGACTTCATCGTCGAGCGGGCGCGCGAGAACCCCGGCGAGCTCACCCTGGTCTGCCTCGCGCCGCTGACGAACGTCGCGCTCGCGCTCCGGCGGGAGCCCGACCTCGGGGAGCTCCTCGATTCGGTCTGGGTGATGGGCGGGAACGCGAACTGTCCCGGCAACGTCACCCCGGCCGCCGAGTACAACTTCTGGGTCGACCCCCACGCCGCCCGGAAGGTGGTCCGCGAACTCGACGTCACGCTGTTCGACTGGGGCGTCTCGGTCCGCGACGCCACCTTCGACGGCGACACCCTCGACGAGTTCGCGGGGATCGGGACCGAGTTCGGGGAGCTGTTCGGCGAGATAGCGAACGCGGGCCGGGCGTTCAACCGCGAGACCCACGGCGAGGACGTGGCGACCCAGCCCGACCCCGCCACGATGGCGGCCGTCGTCGCGCCGTCGCTGGTGGAGGAAGCCGGAACGTACCACGTCGCCGTCGACGACCGCGAAGGACTCACGCGGGGCTACTCGGCCGTCGACGAGAACGGGCTGACGGAGGAGGAACCCCGAACGAGGGTGATCGAATCGTTCGACGGCGAGCGCTTCGAGGCGATGTTCCGCGCGATGCTGCGCGGCGACGCGCCGGAATCCGCGCTCGAATGA
- the gfo6 gene encoding D-xylose 1-dehydrogenase Gfo6: MELQRYFEGFNDRDWEPEVEPADGPLRLAIVGLGGYARDRALPAIERTARCETTVAVSGSPEKVETVASRFDVDRTLDYEAFHAGEAADAYDAVYVSTPPAHHLAAAETAAEHGKHVLCEKPMDVNTERAERMVEVCDDAGVALMVAYRLHAEPAYRRLRELIGDGFIGDPVQVHGAFSLDLLGRTEVSAADVWRIDPEVAGGGALMDLGIYPLNTARFLLDADPVAVQATTAAPDEAFDGVDEHVAFQVSFPDDAVGSFSASFNAHRDSQLKVVGTEGRVTVDSAFGGLVDREVVVERGEMHAAFTGPYVDEIEEQFEYFGTRVLHGEPIEPDGVHGLVDIAVADAVYESAATGGRVGLDG; the protein is encoded by the coding sequence ATGGAGCTTCAGCGGTACTTCGAGGGATTCAACGACCGCGACTGGGAACCCGAGGTCGAACCGGCGGACGGACCGCTCCGGCTCGCCATCGTCGGCCTCGGCGGCTACGCCCGCGACCGCGCGCTGCCGGCGATCGAACGGACGGCCCGGTGTGAGACGACGGTCGCCGTGAGCGGGTCGCCCGAAAAGGTCGAGACCGTCGCCTCGCGGTTCGACGTCGACCGCACGCTCGATTACGAGGCGTTCCACGCCGGCGAGGCCGCCGACGCCTACGACGCGGTCTACGTCTCGACGCCGCCGGCACACCACCTCGCGGCCGCCGAGACGGCCGCCGAGCACGGCAAGCACGTTCTGTGCGAGAAACCCATGGACGTGAACACGGAACGCGCCGAGCGGATGGTCGAGGTCTGTGACGACGCCGGCGTGGCGTTGATGGTCGCCTACCGGCTCCACGCCGAACCGGCCTACCGACGGCTCCGGGAGCTGATCGGGGACGGGTTCATCGGCGACCCGGTCCAGGTCCACGGCGCGTTCTCGCTCGACCTCCTCGGCCGAACGGAGGTCTCGGCGGCCGACGTCTGGCGGATCGACCCCGAGGTCGCCGGCGGCGGCGCGCTGATGGACCTCGGGATCTATCCCCTGAACACCGCCCGATTCCTGCTCGACGCCGACCCGGTCGCGGTCCAGGCGACGACGGCCGCCCCGGACGAGGCGTTCGACGGCGTCGACGAACACGTCGCGTTCCAGGTCTCCTTCCCGGACGACGCGGTGGGTTCGTTCTCGGCGAGCTTCAACGCCCACCGGGACAGCCAGCTGAAGGTCGTCGGAACCGAGGGGCGGGTGACCGTCGATTCGGCGTTCGGCGGGCTGGTCGACCGCGAGGTCGTCGTCGAGCGCGGCGAGATGCACGCCGCGTTCACGGGGCCGTACGTCGACGAGATCGAAGAGCAGTTCGAGTACTTCGGGACGCGGGTGCTGCACGGCGAACCGATCGAACCCGACGGCGTGCACGGACTGGTCGACATCGCGGTCGCCGACGCCGTCTACGAGTCGGCGGCGACCGGGGGTCGGGTCGGTCTCGACGGGTAG